The sequence below is a genomic window from Fluoribacter dumoffii NY 23.
CAATATGGGGGTCTTTTTATTTGTAAAGATGGTCCGGTATTTGCTTATTCAGAAATCAAAGAATTATTTAATGAACCAGGATTTTAGAGACCATGAAGCCTCGTTTGGCCGTACATAAATTTACTTCCTGTGATGGATGTCAATTGGCCTTTTTAAATGCCGGAGAGGCCTTGCTTACTCTTTCCGACATGGTTGATATGGTTCATTTTTCTGAAGCAGGAGCAGTTGATTTGGATGCATCCGTGGATATCGCCTTTGTTGAGGGAAGCATCTCCACTCCCGATGAAGAAATGCGCATAAAAAAGATTCGCGAGAACAGTAAATATTTAATTACCATCGGTGCTTGTGCCACTGCAGGTGGTGTGCAAGCTTTGCGCAATCTTGCCGATGCTAAAGAATGGGTGAGCAGTATTTATGCTTCCCCGGAGTACATCCATAGCCTGAGTACCTCAACGCCAATTTCATCTCACGTGAGGGTGGATTGGGAGTTATGGGGCTGTCCTGTAAATAGCCACCAGGTTTTGGAGGCAATCCGTTTTTTACTCTCCAATGCATCCCCGCGCATCAAAGAAGATTCCGAATGTTTGGAGTGCAAGCGAAAAGGGAATGTATGTGTTTTGGTCACTAAAAAACAACCCTGTATGGGACCTGTAACCAAACTTGGGTGTGGCTCTCTTTGTCCTTCAGTAGGACGGGGATGTTATGCGTGCTATGGTCCCAAAGAAAATCCTAACCCTCCAGCATTGGGCAAGAAGTTTGAACAACTAGGTTTGAACCAGGAAGCCATTGCACAAAAATTTCTGCATATTAATAACCAGGCGCCGGCATTTAACAAAGCAGGTACTTACTTTAAGGGAATTAAAATCAGCAATGAGTAATTCGATTTCCATCAATGTTCCCATTTTAGCGCGCGTCGAAGGTGAAGGAGCGCTGGAGTTGGGTATCCATGATCACAAAATTACCAAATTACAATTAAAAATCTATGAACCCCCAAGATTGTTTGAAAAGTTTCTCGAAGGCAGAAGCTATACTGATGTTTTGGATCTTGTAGCGCGAATCTGCGGGATATGTCCTGTTGCGTATCAAATGAGTGCGACGCAAGCCATTGAACATTGTTTCGGCCTGCAACCCTCCCCTTGGGTACGGGAGATGCGCCGGCTTTTTTACTGTGGCGAATGGTTGGAAAGCCATAGCATGCACATTCATTTTTTAGCATTGCCCGATTTCTTAGGATTTAAATCGGCCCCGGAAATGGCAAAAAGTTATCCTCAAGAAGTCCGACGGGGCATCCGTTTACAATCATTTGGTAATGAATTGATTAAATTATTTGGGGGCCGTTCGGTGCATCCTGTTGGGGCGTGCGTAGGTGGATTTTATAAAGCCCCCACCCCAGGAGAAATCAATGTCCTATTGGAAAAAGCAAAAGCACGTGTGGAAGATTGTGAGGCTTTAATTCGTTGGCTTGCGGAATGTTCCTTTCCAGATAACTCTCATGATTTTACCTGTGTTTCCCTTTATCATCCTACTGAATACCCGTTTAATGAGGGAAGACTGGTCTCCAATCATGGATTAAATATTAGCATCGAGGAATTTGATTCCTACTTTAAGGAAAAGCAGGTTTCTTACTCCACTGCTTTACATTGCCTATTGCAAAATAAGCCTTATTTGGTTGGCCCTCTTGCCCGGGTAAATAATTGTTTTGGACACCTTCCCGTACCTATTCATCTTCTTTTGCAGGAGTTAAAAATACACTTCCCTTCCCGGAATATGTATCACAGTATTTTTGCCCGGGCAGTGGAAATTTATTTTTGTGTTTTGGAATCCATACGCATTATGGAACAGTATGAACTGCCTAAAGAAGCGCATCATGAGGCTAAACCCCGTGCAGGAACAGGATTCGGATGTACAGAAGCCCCCCGCGGCACTTTATGGCAACAGATCCAATTGAGTGACGAGGGAAAAGTACAATCGGCCCGAATAGTACCGCCGACCAGTCAAAATCAGGCACGCATTGAGGAAGACTTACGCCTTTCTTTAGTACAATATGGTCTTGAAAAAGAGGAAGACTTATTACGTGCTTACAGTGAAATGATTATTCGCAATTATGATCCCTGCATTTCCTGTTCTACCCATTTTTTAACCCTCAAAGTAAAACGAAAATGAAATGCATCAAAGTACTAGGGATTGGCTCTCCTTTTGGTGATGATCAGGCAGGCTGGAACGTCGCAAATACTTTATCGCAAAAAATATCCATGTATCCGCATCTTGCCCCATTTGTACTCATCGAAAGCCACGATCGGCCAAGTATTCGATTAATCGAATTTATGAGAGGCTCTCCTACTGTTTTTATCATTGATGCCGTTAAGTCCGGGAGTGAAATTGGCACCATTCACCGATTTAAAGATGATTCGATTCTTGACTTTGAAAACAGGTTCTCTACTCATGGTATCAGCATTCTTCAAACCCTGCAGTTGGCAAGCGCCCTTAATGAGTTACCTGCGTCTCTTTTGTTTTATGGTATCGAAATAGGTGCGGTTACTTGGGATGAAAGTCTTTCTCCTCCTGTTGCACAAGCAGTTGCGGATGTGACACTTCAATTATTGGAGGAAATTAGTAATTTATGTGAGAGTAGTGATTCGTGTTATTAAAAGCACACCATATTGAGTTCTAATACAGGGTGCTTTTAATATTGTTTTTATCAGTGGGTTGTTCTTTCTTGGGCACCAAATAACCAATCAGTACTCACTTCAAGTTCATCTGCAATTTTTTGCATTGTAGGAGAATCCAAGGCAACGCCATGCAGCAAGGCCTCAATTTTAAATTTAGGCAACTGGAACATCTTGGAGCACGCTTGGACGCGTTCTGTCATCAAGGCAGGAACACCAAGTTCGTCAAGCTCATAATTCAAACGTTCGGTTAATTTTTTGTTTGACATGATAGTCTCCTTTTCGCTTTTTTTCAGTGTAAAACAAAAAAGCTTAAGGATTGATTAACAAAAAGATCTTTTATAAAAAAATATTTTTTCTAAAGCCCGGGTAAGCATATTTTATTTTTCGCTGCTGCAAAAATCTTAATAAAAACCATACGCTTATTGAAGTGAAAATAAAAATCTGTAATTATGATTTTCGCATGCAAATAACCATGGATGATGCAAAATGCCCAACTCTAGAGAAATGTTACTCAATATTTTGTATAGGACAAAAACAAGGCTTAAAGATAAAGTTTCCCCCTTTCAAATAGAGTGTCTCGAAATGCTGCAAAAAAAAATTCGAGCCATCCAAGTTGATGAGTTTACAGAAACCAATTTACTCGTGTGCAATATTCTTCTTGATCAATGTTTTTGTGATTTGGAAGATATGGTCCCCAGAGAATCCAGAATTATCGGACTTATCAATAAGGCAAATCTTAGTAACGAGGATTTTTATACCAAAATAAATCATATTTTTGATAAGGAAATAAAAAAATTAAATCATTGTTTAAGAGATGCGTTTTATGATCAAACATTCATAAATGTGAAAAGGATATTAATTGATATGAAAACTGAATTGACCCGTTTAAAAACGGCGCTGGATCACAAGATTGAAGATGCAAAAGCACCTTGCTTCCTCCACTAGGATTATTAGCAGGGTGCGATTTTATGCATGCTGTTCGTCCCTCAGAATGACAAATTGCTTCATTTGAGACTCTAATAATAAGTTGGACTGGATAGGCAATTACTCAAAAAGCAAAGCCATAAAAATATGGTTTTCATACGTATTATCAATACGGACAGCATTTTTATGAATCCCTTCTTTGACAAACCCATATTTTTTATACAAAGAGATGG
It includes:
- a CDS encoding Ni/Fe hydrogenase subunit alpha, whose product is MSNSISINVPILARVEGEGALELGIHDHKITKLQLKIYEPPRLFEKFLEGRSYTDVLDLVARICGICPVAYQMSATQAIEHCFGLQPSPWVREMRRLFYCGEWLESHSMHIHFLALPDFLGFKSAPEMAKSYPQEVRRGIRLQSFGNELIKLFGGRSVHPVGACVGGFYKAPTPGEINVLLEKAKARVEDCEALIRWLAECSFPDNSHDFTCVSLYHPTEYPFNEGRLVSNHGLNISIEEFDSYFKEKQVSYSTALHCLLQNKPYLVGPLARVNNCFGHLPVPIHLLLQELKIHFPSRNMYHSIFARAVEIYFCVLESIRIMEQYELPKEAHHEAKPRAGTGFGCTEAPRGTLWQQIQLSDEGKVQSARIVPPTSQNQARIEEDLRLSLVQYGLEKEEDLLRAYSEMIIRNYDPCISCSTHFLTLKVKRK
- a CDS encoding hydrogenase maturation protease, with amino-acid sequence MKCIKVLGIGSPFGDDQAGWNVANTLSQKISMYPHLAPFVLIESHDRPSIRLIEFMRGSPTVFIIDAVKSGSEIGTIHRFKDDSILDFENRFSTHGISILQTLQLASALNELPASLLFYGIEIGAVTWDESLSPPVAQAVADVTLQLLEEISNLCESSDSCY
- a CDS encoding sulfhydrogenase subunit delta, yielding MKPRLAVHKFTSCDGCQLAFLNAGEALLTLSDMVDMVHFSEAGAVDLDASVDIAFVEGSISTPDEEMRIKKIRENSKYLITIGACATAGGVQALRNLADAKEWVSSIYASPEYIHSLSTSTPISSHVRVDWELWGCPVNSHQVLEAIRFLLSNASPRIKEDSECLECKRKGNVCVLVTKKQPCMGPVTKLGCGSLCPSVGRGCYACYGPKENPNPPALGKKFEQLGLNQEAIAQKFLHINNQAPAFNKAGTYFKGIKISNE